In one window of Flavobacterium ginsengisoli DNA:
- a CDS encoding HPF/RaiA family ribosome-associated protein: MKVQINTDKNIEGSARLESYFSGEVEKSLDRFQDKITRVEIHFGDENGEKFSLHDKKCVIEVRPVKLQPITVTEHADTLEKAFSGALAKAKKTLTSTFEKIKAH, translated from the coding sequence ATGAAAGTACAAATCAACACCGACAAAAACATTGAAGGAAGTGCAAGATTAGAAAGTTATTTTTCTGGAGAAGTAGAAAAAAGCTTAGACCGTTTTCAAGATAAAATTACTCGCGTAGAAATTCATTTTGGAGATGAAAATGGAGAAAAATTCAGCTTGCATGACAAAAAGTGTGTGATTGAAGTTCGTCCTGTAAAACTACAGCCTATTACGGTTACAGAACACGCAGACACTCTAGAAAAAGCCTTTAGCGGTGCATTGGCCAAAGCTAAAAAAACATTGACTTCTACTTTCGAAAAAATAAAAGCACATTAA
- a CDS encoding DUF4625 domain-containing protein — protein MKKLKLLMGILALTFISSCSSDKAEIDSEYPVIDITGANAFPIQCSTIERGKTFTFKATFNDNVALGSYSLDIHHNFDHHTHSTEVTTCEMEAVKSPVKPMLFINNYTIPNGVKTYEATAQITIPADVDPGDYHFMIRLTDKEGWQTLKGLSIKIL, from the coding sequence ATGAAAAAATTAAAGCTTTTAATGGGCATTTTGGCTCTTACTTTTATTTCATCCTGCTCCAGTGACAAAGCAGAAATCGACAGCGAATATCCCGTAATTGATATCACTGGAGCAAATGCTTTTCCGATTCAATGCAGTACAATCGAACGCGGAAAAACCTTCACTTTCAAAGCCACTTTTAATGACAATGTCGCTCTGGGTTCTTACAGTCTTGATATTCATCACAATTTCGATCATCATACACATAGTACAGAAGTAACAACATGTGAAATGGAAGCTGTAAAAAGTCCTGTAAAACCAATGCTTTTCATCAACAATTATACTATTCCAAATGGTGTGAAAACTTACGAAGCAACAGCACAAATCACCATTCCTGCAGATGTTGATCCCGGAGATTATCATTTTATGATCCGTTTGACGGATAAAGAAGGCTGGCAGACGCTAAAAGGTTTAAGTATTAAAATTTTATAA
- the trxA gene encoding thioredoxin, which yields MALAITDATFDEVVLKSDKPVMVDFWAAWCGPCRMVGPIIDQLSEEYAGKVVVGKVDVDANQEFVAKYGVRNIPTVLVFQNGEVVGKQVGVAPKQAYADSLDALL from the coding sequence ATGGCATTAGCAATAACAGATGCTACTTTTGATGAAGTAGTTTTAAAATCAGATAAACCAGTAATGGTAGATTTTTGGGCAGCATGGTGTGGTCCTTGTAGAATGGTTGGTCCAATCATTGACCAATTAAGCGAAGAGTACGCTGGTAAAGTAGTTGTTGGTAAAGTAGATGTAGATGCTAACCAAGAATTTGTCGCAAAATATGGTGTGCGTAACATACCAACCGTTTTGGTGTTTCAAAATGGTGAAGTAGTAGGAAAACAAGTAGGAGTAGCTCCGAAACAAGCTTACGCAGATAGTTTAGACGCTTTATTGTAA
- a CDS encoding AsmA family protein: MKEALSKTKSFLQSDSFKKYAKRFGYFILGLIAVLLLAYGGLSIYFNRNKAEIIAKVNTKINENINGKFHIRDFHYKFLTGFPNFTLALNDVEIKDNQWQSHKHTLLRAKEIEARLNILSLLHDDEINIHKILINDADIYIYKAENGYSNVNIFKPKKKKTQTGKEKPETTIDEVNLNDVHVIIDNHLGHKLFDFDVASLESKVNYGDDNWQTNLYLKTKINSLAFNTVHGSFAKEKVLEGNFDISYAEANQKIDIKTKGLKIGSDVFDIIAYFNIGKNNSLFGINIGTDILWRNASNLLSANISSKLNQFDIKKPIKVNCDIKGDLNVEGDPKIVVQAVIRDNEVSIPDGLFTNCSFKGIFTNTFKPEKESSDPNSAIILTNFKAEYESIPLKIAQAVINNLEKPIATGVVNSDFDISKLNGMMNEKMLHFESGHAKANLKFQFDIVDLYINKPKFTGDVDITDATFDYIPKKIHAEKTAVQLSFTQEALYIKKIAYKHKKNIIRIDGKIDNFLNLYYDAPEKMVVNWNIYCPNIDVKQFIGVLENSPKQKVAEKKPVKKNVNFTNQLRSVIEKCAAVINLKADKITYGSLTATNTLATIQMLDSKILLKNGTLQTSGGSITFSGSVQPSGNQYVFTSNAQVNRVDIASFLRSFNNFGIKSFSPKNIRGRLSDNANVAGLMSSKGDLIVNSMKGKLDFNVNQGALLNFEPIMKVGKFAFPFRDVENITFSDLSGSLNLRGEQVDVNKLTISSSVLNFDVVGIYSFGRGTNLALTIPLRNSKNDAKLATKEERKAVRERGIVLHLIAYDNEGKMKVKWGKKDKG; this comes from the coding sequence ATGAAAGAAGCTTTATCCAAAACCAAATCCTTTCTGCAATCTGATTCTTTTAAAAAATACGCCAAACGTTTTGGATATTTTATCTTGGGTTTAATTGCCGTTCTTTTGCTTGCCTACGGAGGTTTGTCTATATACTTCAATCGAAATAAAGCCGAAATTATTGCCAAAGTCAATACCAAAATCAACGAAAATATAAATGGCAAATTTCATATTAGAGATTTTCATTATAAGTTTCTAACTGGTTTCCCCAATTTTACATTGGCGCTAAATGATGTCGAAATAAAAGACAATCAATGGCAGAGCCACAAACATACTTTGCTGAGAGCAAAAGAAATCGAAGCGCGTTTGAACATTTTGAGTTTGCTTCATGACGACGAAATCAACATTCATAAAATCTTAATCAACGACGCTGATATCTATATTTATAAAGCCGAAAACGGTTATTCTAACGTCAATATTTTTAAACCCAAAAAGAAGAAAACACAAACCGGTAAAGAAAAACCCGAAACGACAATTGACGAAGTAAACCTCAACGATGTTCATGTTATTATTGACAATCATCTAGGTCATAAATTGTTTGATTTTGATGTGGCGAGTTTAGAATCTAAAGTAAATTATGGCGATGACAACTGGCAGACCAATCTGTATTTGAAAACCAAAATTAATAGTCTTGCCTTTAATACCGTTCACGGAAGTTTTGCTAAGGAAAAAGTTCTCGAAGGCAATTTTGATATTTCGTATGCCGAAGCCAATCAGAAAATAGATATTAAAACCAAAGGACTTAAAATTGGTTCTGACGTTTTTGACATTATCGCTTATTTTAATATCGGAAAAAACAATTCGCTTTTCGGAATCAATATCGGGACGGATATTTTATGGCGAAATGCTTCCAATTTATTATCGGCAAACATAAGCTCGAAACTTAACCAATTCGACATCAAAAAACCGATTAAGGTAAACTGCGACATAAAAGGTGATTTGAATGTTGAAGGGGATCCGAAAATTGTGGTGCAGGCAGTCATTCGTGATAACGAAGTGAGTATTCCAGACGGTTTGTTTACCAATTGCAGTTTCAAAGGAATTTTTACTAACACTTTTAAACCCGAAAAAGAATCCAGCGATCCGAACTCGGCTATTATTTTAACCAATTTTAAAGCTGAGTATGAAAGTATTCCGTTAAAAATTGCGCAAGCCGTAATTAACAATCTCGAAAAACCAATTGCCACAGGAGTTGTAAATTCTGATTTTGATATTTCGAAACTCAACGGAATGATGAACGAAAAAATGCTCCATTTTGAAAGCGGTCATGCCAAAGCCAATTTGAAATTTCAGTTTGATATTGTCGATTTGTACATCAATAAACCCAAATTTACAGGCGATGTTGATATTACTGATGCTACATTCGATTATATTCCGAAAAAGATTCATGCCGAAAAAACGGCTGTACAATTGTCTTTTACACAAGAAGCCCTTTACATAAAAAAAATTGCCTATAAACACAAAAAGAACATTATCCGCATTGACGGAAAAATCGATAATTTCTTGAATCTTTATTACGACGCTCCCGAAAAAATGGTGGTAAACTGGAATATTTATTGTCCGAATATTGATGTGAAACAGTTTATAGGCGTTTTAGAAAATTCTCCAAAACAAAAAGTGGCAGAGAAAAAACCAGTCAAAAAGAATGTCAATTTTACGAATCAGTTACGATCTGTAATAGAAAAATGTGCCGCTGTAATTAATCTCAAAGCCGATAAAATCACTTACGGATCACTTACGGCAACCAATACTCTGGCTACAATCCAGATGCTAGATTCGAAGATTTTACTTAAAAACGGAACATTGCAGACTTCTGGCGGAAGCATAACGTTTAGCGGTTCTGTACAGCCAAGTGGCAACCAATATGTTTTCACATCAAATGCGCAGGTAAACCGAGTTGATATTGCGAGCTTTTTAAGGTCTTTTAATAATTTCGGAATCAAATCTTTTAGTCCAAAAAACATTCGCGGGCGATTAAGCGACAATGCCAATGTTGCCGGTTTGATGAGCAGTAAAGGCGATCTGATTGTCAATTCGATGAAAGGAAAACTAGATTTTAATGTCAATCAAGGTGCATTACTCAATTTTGAACCGATTATGAAAGTCGGAAAATTTGCTTTTCCGTTTCGCGATGTCGAGAATATTACTTTCAGCGATTTGTCTGGTTCGCTTAATCTGCGCGGAGAACAAGTCGATGTCAATAAACTTACCATAAGTTCCAGCGTCTTAAACTTTGATGTTGTCGGAATTTACTCTTTTGGCCGAGGCACCAATCTCGCCCTCACCATTCCGCTAAGAAACTCTAAAAACGACGCCAAACTCGCCACCAAAGAAGAACGAAAAGCCGTTCGAGAACGCGGTATTGTCCTGCATTTGATTGCTTATGATAATGAAGGAAAAATGAAGGTTAAGTGGGGGAAGAAGGATAAGGGGTAA
- a CDS encoding LytR/AlgR family response regulator transcription factor, producing the protein MKKYSCIIIDDDEIDRLTAVSYVKKFPVLDIAGVFESAEDAVPFLEKEKVDILFLDIDMPGLNGIEFRKQALDIPVCVFITAHPEHAVESFQIETLDFIVKPLKLDRFTQTINRIEEFMEIKLKASLFEASIGGDTIYIKEGHEQTKVKLHEILYLEALKDYTLVVTAQKRHCVLSSIGNLLKEDHFQSFVRIHRSYAVQKQYVQKINSTEIILNNNAVIPIGRSYKENLNLIA; encoded by the coding sequence ATGAAGAAATACTCTTGTATTATTATTGATGATGATGAAATTGACAGACTAACAGCGGTTTCTTATGTCAAGAAATTTCCTGTTTTGGATATTGCAGGTGTTTTTGAATCGGCTGAAGATGCTGTGCCTTTTTTAGAAAAGGAAAAAGTAGATATCTTGTTTCTAGACATCGATATGCCAGGTTTAAACGGAATTGAATTTAGAAAACAAGCTTTAGACATTCCTGTCTGTGTTTTTATAACAGCACATCCAGAACATGCGGTAGAAAGTTTTCAGATTGAAACTTTGGATTTTATTGTAAAACCTTTGAAGTTGGATCGTTTTACGCAAACCATAAATCGAATTGAAGAATTTATGGAAATAAAACTAAAAGCTTCTCTCTTTGAAGCCAGTATTGGCGGCGATACCATTTATATAAAAGAAGGCCACGAGCAGACTAAAGTTAAGCTTCATGAAATTTTATATCTCGAAGCCTTAAAAGATTACACTTTGGTCGTTACAGCACAAAAAAGGCATTGCGTGCTTTCGAGCATTGGAAATTTATTGAAAGAAGATCATTTTCAGTCATTCGTCCGGATTCATAGAAGTTATGCCGTGCAGAAACAATATGTTCAGAAAATCAATTCTACTGAGATTATTTTGAATAATAATGCTGTAATTCCGATTGGAAGAAGCTACAAAGAGAACTTAAATCTAATTGCATGA
- a CDS encoding TonB-dependent receptor, with protein sequence MLAQKSKKEESLNVETVNNSFIQRNLGGSLMQSLQKLPGVKTISIGSGGSKPLIRGLSFNQVIVVENGLKHEGQQWGADHGLEIDQYAVNRVEIIKGPSSFIYGSDAVGGAINIKPLPLPSQNTFGGSVDLTGKSNNAQFGSSINLFGRNENWFFDSRVTTMDYGDYRVPTDVVHVYSYAVPLYKNHLRNTAGKELDFHLSSGYSGERFKSVFYFSNVHTKSGFFANAHGLEPRNVDLELHDKSSRDILMPYQQVNHLKVSNTTSFQLGNHAFETQIGFQNNFRREYSHYVNHGYMPPIYPEDKYAPQDLERQYDKDVWSFSVKDEFRIDNHQITVGSNVVFQQNEIGGWSFLIPAFTQFNAGLFAYDKIELDEKWLLNGAVRYDYGKIKMKSYYDWFQSPVSENNQTELEYLQRSQDLTKTFDSFTWSIGANYNPGKLSLKANLGSSFRMPIAKELASNGVNYHYFRFEKGNPNLDAERSYQLDLGMEWKAQNFSFQLTPFVNYFPNFIYLNPTSAHDIYYGAGNQVFEYEQSKVFRYGAEFQTRYYFLKSLSAEIGAEYLYSEQKSGSKKGYTLPFSPPPSVLFGLNYEPQISFLKEPYFSVDYRFTAQQNNIVPPEKKTAESHVFNVAFGSKIKTGKQDISLNIQIQNLFNTRYLNHTSFYRLIELPEAGRNIIVSMKIPFSFLR encoded by the coding sequence ATGCTTGCTCAAAAAAGCAAAAAAGAAGAATCGTTGAATGTTGAAACGGTAAACAATAGTTTTATTCAGCGTAATCTTGGCGGAAGTTTGATGCAGTCTTTGCAGAAATTACCCGGCGTTAAAACTATTTCTATTGGTTCTGGAGGTTCTAAACCGCTTATTCGTGGTTTGAGTTTCAATCAGGTGATTGTGGTGGAGAATGGTTTGAAACACGAAGGTCAGCAATGGGGCGCAGATCACGGTTTGGAAATCGATCAATATGCTGTAAATCGGGTAGAAATTATAAAAGGCCCTTCTTCATTTATCTACGGATCTGATGCTGTGGGCGGCGCGATAAACATTAAACCTTTGCCTCTTCCGTCGCAAAACACTTTTGGCGGAAGCGTTGATCTTACCGGAAAAAGCAACAATGCGCAATTTGGAAGTTCTATTAATTTATTTGGAAGGAACGAAAATTGGTTCTTCGATTCTCGAGTAACCACAATGGATTATGGCGATTATCGCGTTCCAACCGATGTGGTTCATGTGTACAGTTATGCTGTTCCGCTGTACAAAAATCATTTGCGAAATACGGCTGGGAAAGAACTCGATTTTCATTTGAGTTCGGGTTATTCGGGAGAACGTTTTAAATCGGTTTTCTATTTCAGTAATGTGCATACTAAAAGCGGCTTTTTCGCGAATGCGCATGGACTCGAACCTCGAAATGTAGATCTGGAATTACACGACAAATCGAGCCGTGATATTTTGATGCCTTATCAGCAAGTCAATCATCTGAAAGTTAGCAATACTACCTCTTTTCAGTTGGGAAATCATGCTTTTGAAACGCAGATTGGTTTTCAAAATAATTTTAGAAGAGAATATAGCCATTATGTCAATCACGGCTATATGCCTCCAATTTATCCTGAAGATAAGTACGCTCCGCAAGATTTGGAACGTCAATATGATAAGGATGTCTGGTCATTTTCTGTTAAAGATGAATTTAGAATTGATAACCATCAAATTACAGTTGGTTCGAATGTAGTTTTTCAGCAAAATGAAATTGGCGGATGGAGCTTTTTAATTCCTGCGTTCACACAATTTAATGCTGGTTTATTTGCTTACGATAAAATTGAACTGGACGAAAAATGGTTATTAAACGGTGCTGTTCGTTACGATTACGGAAAAATTAAAATGAAATCGTATTACGATTGGTTCCAAAGCCCAGTTTCTGAAAACAATCAAACGGAATTGGAATATTTACAGCGTTCACAAGATCTAACTAAAACTTTTGACAGTTTTACATGGTCGATTGGCGCAAATTATAATCCTGGAAAGCTTTCGCTGAAAGCCAATTTGGGCTCGAGTTTTAGAATGCCAATTGCCAAAGAACTGGCTTCAAACGGCGTCAATTATCATTATTTCCGATTCGAAAAAGGAAATCCGAATTTGGATGCAGAACGTTCGTATCAATTGGATTTAGGAATGGAATGGAAAGCGCAAAACTTCTCTTTTCAACTGACTCCGTTTGTGAACTATTTTCCAAATTTCATTTATCTGAATCCAACCTCAGCGCACGATATTTATTATGGCGCAGGAAATCAGGTTTTTGAATATGAACAAAGCAAAGTCTTTCGTTACGGTGCAGAATTTCAAACAAGATATTATTTCCTGAAATCTTTAAGTGCAGAAATTGGTGCCGAATATCTTTATTCTGAACAAAAATCAGGAAGTAAAAAAGGCTATACACTTCCGTTTTCTCCGCCTCCATCGGTTTTGTTCGGATTGAATTACGAACCACAAATCTCATTTTTAAAAGAACCTTATTTTTCTGTTGATTATCGTTTTACGGCACAGCAAAACAATATTGTTCCTCCAGAGAAAAAAACGGCTGAAAGTCATGTTTTTAATGTGGCTTTTGGCTCAAAAATTAAAACAGGAAAACAGGATATCAGCCTCAATATTCAGATCCAAAATTTATTTAATACAAGATATTTAAATCACACCAGCTTTTACCGACTTATCGAACTTCCAGAAGCGGGACGAAACATTATTGTTTCTATGAAGATTCCGTTTTCGTTTTTGCGATAA
- a CDS encoding HpaII family restriction endonuclease — protein MIKGNKGEWSELYVLTKLLADGKLFQSDLNLNKDENNYYEITKVYKEESTSMLEFDRDTEVNLYQITNNKRTFLKKLTVDYFTNNCPVILNGIIQGKGKSFSIESSNDFLNEIEVNKLTALSTSKSDIKLRIYDYRLAKETDLGFSIKSLLGEDSTLFNTGVGNNFIFEIENNLGISLDDFNGQTYKPLGRISKITARLKKIIDSGLEIKFKEIQSKQLWRNLKMIDGDLPEILAYALFYRWINRDSSLTNVANMLEMNDPLNFYDGEKSNQKLYEYKLKRFLAECAMGMTSETPWHGVYDATGGVIIPKKDGDIVCFHIYDFNLFREYLIKNTIFEQPSTGEDEKKPGYPRTRKGTKKYYYGWLYEETDKLYFKINLQIRFK, from the coding sequence ATGATCAAAGGAAATAAGGGAGAATGGAGTGAATTATATGTTTTGACCAAACTACTTGCTGACGGCAAATTATTTCAGTCTGACTTGAATTTAAACAAAGACGAAAATAATTATTACGAAATCACAAAAGTTTACAAAGAAGAGTCTACTTCTATGTTAGAATTCGATAGAGATACTGAAGTCAATCTTTATCAAATAACTAACAATAAAAGAACCTTCTTAAAGAAATTAACTGTAGATTATTTTACTAATAATTGCCCCGTCATTTTGAATGGTATCATCCAAGGAAAAGGCAAAAGTTTTTCAATCGAGTCTTCAAATGATTTTTTAAATGAAATTGAAGTAAATAAATTAACTGCTTTATCTACAAGCAAATCAGATATAAAGCTAAGAATTTATGATTATCGATTAGCTAAAGAAACTGATTTAGGATTTAGCATAAAATCATTGCTTGGCGAAGACTCAACCTTATTTAATACTGGTGTCGGTAACAATTTTATTTTTGAAATAGAAAATAATTTAGGGATATCTTTAGACGATTTCAACGGTCAAACCTATAAACCATTAGGCCGGATTTCTAAAATTACGGCGAGATTAAAAAAGATAATCGATTCAGGACTAGAAATAAAATTTAAAGAAATCCAGTCAAAGCAACTTTGGAGAAATTTAAAAATGATCGATGGTGATTTGCCTGAAATTCTAGCATATGCTTTATTTTACAGATGGATCAACAGAGATTCTTCATTGACAAATGTAGCAAATATGCTAGAAATGAATGATCCATTAAATTTTTACGACGGAGAAAAATCAAATCAAAAACTTTACGAATATAAGCTTAAAAGATTTTTAGCAGAATGCGCTATGGGAATGACGTCAGAAACTCCTTGGCATGGCGTTTATGATGCAACTGGTGGCGTGATAATTCCTAAAAAAGACGGAGATATTGTTTGTTTTCACATTTATGATTTTAATCTATTTAGAGAATACCTCATAAAAAACACTATTTTCGAGCAACCATCAACTGGAGAAGATGAAAAAAAACCAGGTTATCCTAGAACCAGAAAAGGGACGAAAAAGTATTATTACGGCTGGTTATATGAAGAAACTGATAAATTATACTTTAAAATAAATTTACAGATAAGATTTAAATAA
- a CDS encoding tetratricopeptide repeat-containing sensor histidine kinase translates to MKNFKFLLFAFITFNAFAQQEPNLARYKSADEKLKIWLKYCNELLDADEYLKLINASEKGVLLAQNKPAYLSKFYFLKGFGYEFNNNQYKEATSNYEISLSYAQKAKHLKSIASNCMRLNYMYYSLNEIKKRDNLILYIKKIIDTTKNIKTQATLNGSLGEYYLSYYDYETFIGYQLTAINYKKKLPKDVANIENIGISYCQIGSAYAKMKQYNKALEYLNYGKPNVKTSPYVSAFLCNYYLQCFVPLRNRDSIKKYYNLIYTYPSAKDSLFLNLSFANRSLSEYYINERQISKAYSYAQKAVSLGKKSADDEILMEAETAMGRVLYEKGEYQKAIETLKKASVNALTYDKESFVTINKKLSQSYAALGQWKEAYHYNEIYSKYSDEVMEQSAKQSIANAEARYQNKTKIQEIKNLSTENAIKNIQIQDAKQQRIFLISGIALVCIIGLLLFKQNQSRKKTNLKLQVLNQELDEANKIKARFFSILNHDLRSPISNLIHFLHLQKENPELIDEETASRMQQKITIGAENLLSSMEDILLWSKGQMENFKPQFRQTEIAVLFEETKNHFSSIENIEIIFENPENIILKTDENYLKTIIRNLTGNAIKALDKTQNAKIVWKAWQENQKKYLSITDNGPGGTQEKFKALYNDSEVIGIKSGLGLHLIRDLATAINCKIEVCSKPNIGTTFTIIFK, encoded by the coding sequence ATGAAAAATTTTAAGTTCTTGCTATTCGCATTTATTACTTTTAATGCTTTTGCACAGCAAGAACCTAATTTAGCGCGTTACAAATCGGCAGACGAAAAATTAAAAATCTGGCTAAAATATTGCAACGAACTTTTGGATGCCGATGAATACCTTAAACTTATAAATGCTTCTGAAAAAGGAGTTTTACTTGCCCAAAATAAACCCGCTTACCTTTCTAAATTTTATTTTCTGAAAGGTTTTGGATACGAATTCAACAATAATCAGTACAAAGAAGCCACAAGCAATTACGAAATTTCTCTCTCGTATGCTCAAAAAGCAAAACATCTCAAGAGTATTGCTTCAAATTGCATGCGATTGAATTATATGTATTATTCGTTAAACGAAATTAAAAAAAGAGACAATCTTATTCTTTACATCAAAAAAATCATCGATACCACAAAAAACATAAAGACACAGGCAACTCTTAACGGAAGTCTTGGCGAATATTATCTAAGTTATTACGATTATGAGACTTTTATCGGTTATCAATTAACGGCTATAAACTACAAGAAAAAGCTCCCAAAAGATGTTGCCAATATAGAGAATATTGGAATTTCGTATTGCCAAATCGGATCGGCTTATGCCAAGATGAAACAATACAACAAAGCACTCGAATATCTAAATTATGGCAAGCCAAATGTAAAAACGTCTCCTTATGTGAGTGCTTTTTTGTGCAATTATTACTTGCAATGTTTTGTTCCATTAAGAAATCGAGACAGCATTAAGAAATATTACAATCTGATTTACACTTATCCGTCTGCAAAAGATTCTCTGTTTTTAAATCTCAGTTTCGCCAATAGGAGTTTATCTGAATATTATATTAATGAAAGACAGATTAGTAAAGCGTACTCGTATGCTCAAAAAGCCGTTTCGCTTGGAAAAAAATCGGCAGATGATGAAATTTTGATGGAAGCCGAAACCGCAATGGGAAGAGTTTTATATGAAAAAGGAGAATATCAAAAAGCCATTGAAACATTAAAAAAAGCTTCTGTAAATGCTTTAACTTATGATAAGGAATCTTTTGTAACCATAAACAAAAAACTCTCTCAGAGCTATGCTGCGCTTGGCCAATGGAAAGAAGCTTATCATTACAACGAAATTTACAGCAAATACAGCGATGAAGTAATGGAGCAATCTGCCAAACAAAGCATTGCAAACGCAGAAGCACGTTATCAGAACAAAACCAAAATTCAGGAAATTAAAAATCTTTCGACAGAAAATGCCATCAAAAACATTCAGATTCAAGATGCCAAACAACAACGTATTTTCTTGATTTCAGGAATTGCTTTAGTCTGCATTATCGGATTATTATTGTTTAAGCAAAATCAGAGCAGAAAGAAAACTAATCTTAAACTTCAAGTTTTAAATCAGGAATTGGATGAAGCTAATAAAATCAAAGCTAGATTCTTCAGTATTTTAAACCATGATTTGCGAAGTCCGATTTCAAATCTGATTCATTTTCTGCATCTTCAAAAAGAAAATCCAGAATTGATTGATGAAGAAACAGCATCTAGAATGCAACAGAAAATTACAATTGGCGCCGAAAATTTATTGTCTTCTATGGAAGATATTCTACTTTGGAGCAAGGGACAAATGGAGAATTTTAAACCTCAATTTAGACAAACAGAAATTGCTGTTTTATTTGAAGAAACCAAAAATCATTTTTCGAGCATAGAAAACATCGAAATTATATTTGAAAACCCCGAAAACATCATTTTAAAAACTGATGAAAACTATCTAAAAACAATTATTAGAAATCTTACTGGAAATGCAATTAAGGCTTTAGACAAAACGCAAAATGCAAAAATTGTTTGGAAAGCATGGCAGGAAAATCAAAAAAAATATCTTTCTATAACAGATAATGGACCAGGCGGAACGCAAGAAAAATTTAAAGCTTTATATAACGACTCTGAAGTAATCGGAATCAAATCGGGTTTAGGATTGCATTTAATTCGTGATTTAGCAACAGCCATTAACTGCAAAATCGAAGTTTGTTCAAAGCCAAATATTGGAACAACTTTTACAATTATTTTTAAATAA
- a CDS encoding DNA cytosine methyltransferase produces the protein MKKKSAQYIKQIVEYKNEEEKLNIVSDSALQQLLFEVEDVPFPTPENYTFKFIDLFAGIGGFRIALQNLGGKCVFTSEWDENAKKTYKANFGETPFGDITKERTKNYIPKGFDILCAGFPCQAFSIAGKRGGFEDTRGTLFFDVAKIIRDKQPKAIFLENVKGLKSHDKGKTLETILNVLRNDLGYYVPDPEIMNAKEFGVPQNRERIYIVGFRGDLGINSFEYPETLDEKVTFKDVKEKDVVPTKYYLSSQYLQTLKNHKERHANKGNGFGYQIIKDDEISNSILVGGMGRERNLVLDYRITDYTPSTHIKGEVNREGIRKMTPREWARLQGFPDHFVIPVADASAYKQFGNSVAIPAIQATAEKIINLIKDKL, from the coding sequence TTGAAGAAGAAGTCTGCTCAATACATAAAACAAATTGTTGAATATAAAAATGAAGAAGAAAAACTAAATATAGTTTCTGATTCTGCATTACAACAATTGCTTTTTGAAGTAGAAGATGTTCCGTTTCCTACTCCCGAAAATTATACTTTTAAATTTATCGACCTTTTTGCAGGAATTGGTGGTTTTAGAATTGCATTGCAGAATTTAGGTGGTAAATGTGTTTTTACTTCTGAATGGGATGAAAATGCAAAAAAAACTTATAAAGCAAATTTTGGAGAAACTCCTTTTGGAGACATAACAAAAGAAAGAACAAAGAACTACATACCAAAAGGTTTTGATATTTTATGCGCAGGATTTCCTTGCCAAGCCTTTTCAATTGCAGGAAAAAGAGGCGGATTTGAAGATACGCGAGGAACATTATTTTTTGATGTTGCCAAAATTATAAGAGACAAACAACCAAAAGCAATTTTCTTAGAAAACGTAAAAGGATTGAAAAGTCATGATAAAGGAAAAACTTTAGAAACAATTTTAAATGTTCTAAGAAATGATTTGGGATATTACGTACCTGATCCTGAAATTATGAACGCTAAAGAATTTGGCGTTCCTCAAAACAGAGAGCGTATTTATATTGTTGGTTTTAGAGGTGACTTAGGAATAAATTCATTTGAATATCCAGAAACTTTAGATGAGAAAGTTACATTCAAAGATGTAAAAGAGAAAGATGTTGTACCTACAAAATATTATTTATCATCTCAATATCTTCAAACTTTAAAAAATCATAAAGAAAGACACGCTAACAAAGGAAATGGATTTGGATATCAAATCATTAAAGATGACGAAATATCAAATTCTATTTTAGTTGGAGGAATGGGAAGAGAAAGAAATTTAGTCTTAGATTATAGAATCACAGATTATACACCTTCAACACATATTAAAGGAGAAGTAAATCGTGAAGGAATTAGAAAAATGACTCCTCGTGAATGGGCAAGATTACAAGGATTTCCTGATCATTTTGTGATTCCAGTTGCAGATGCATCTGCATATAAACAATTTGGAAATTCTGTTGCTATTCCTGCAATTCAAGCAACAGCTGAGAAAATAATTAATCTTATAAAAGATAAATTATGA